The bacterium genome contains the following window.
GGCAGCCGCGGCGGCAAAGGAGCGACTCCAGGCTGGTACCATCGACCTCTCGCCGCTGGACCGGGAGGTGGATGCCATCGTCTGGCGATTCACGAACCTCTTTCCCGCCTGCCTGATCAAGTCCATCGACGGCATCCGCGCGAAGAAGAAGTTCTTCTGGGATCAGGCCAAGCTGCCCAACCGGCATTGGCTGGCGGCGAACATGAGCGGGGAGGCCTTCCTCGGCTTCTCCGCCTTCAACGCCAAGAAGCTCACGGGGCGCGACACCATCGACTTCGTGCGGTACCGACAGCTAATCGCCGCCGGCCATCCCCTCGACGAGGAGCTCTTCGCCGCCGTTCTCGCCAAGCCGCAGGCCTGAGATTCACCCTGCACTTGGGGCCATGCGCTGCGCCAGCAGCTTCTCGTGCCGGTACGCTCCCCAGAGCGCCGCACCATAGGCACCCGCGTGGATGGAATGCGCATGGGTGATGATTGCTGCGGGTTCACCTTCGGCCGCCAGCCCTTCGCCGATCGCCTTGACGAAGCCCTCGTCCCGGGCCAGGCCGCCGGTGATCGCCAGGGGATACTCCGCACCGACGCGCCGCAACAACTTGACGAAACGGCTGGCCATCGAGATGTGGATCCCTTTCAGGATGTTGGCGGTCGTGATGCCCCGGGACACCATGTTGATGACGTCCGTCTCGGCCAGCACGGCGCAGATGCCGCTGACCAGTTCCGGCGCTTCTCCCCGCAACGAGAGCGGTCCTACTTCGTCCAGACCAATGCCCAGATAGCGGCTGATATTCTCCAGGAACTGACCGCTGCCCGAAGCGCACTTTTTTGTCATCGCGTAGTGCAGCACCCGCGATCGCTCGTCGATGCGCATCACACGCCCATGCAGCGCGCCCGCATCGAGGACGGAGCGGCAGCGCGGCATCAAGTGCAGGGCGCCACGGGCGTGTGTGGTCATGCCGTAGAAGTGGCCGGTGCGGAAGTCAACGGGGTCGCCGTCTCCGGTGGAGGCGACGTAGTCCACGCGCTCTCGATCGAGGCGGGCGGTCGCCAGCGCACGCTCGAACACTTCGCCGACCACGTCCCGAAGATCGCGGCGCCGGATCCTTTCCGCGTCCTTGGCGAGCTCCGTGCACCCGTCCGCGTTCACCTGCAGGACCACCACCTTGACCGCGCTGGTGCCGACGTCGATGCCTGCCGTCAAGCTCATGTTGGCTCTCCTTTGAGCGCGGTCGGCGCCGTCTCGGGGCGCTCGCTCTT
Protein-coding sequences here:
- the bcrD gene encoding benzoyl-CoA reductase subunit D, translated to MSLTAGIDVGTSAVKVVVLQVNADGCTELAKDAERIRRRDLRDVVGEVFERALATARLDRERVDYVASTGDGDPVDFRTGHFYGMTTHARGALHLMPRCRSVLDAGALHGRVMRIDERSRVLHYAMTKKCASGSGQFLENISRYLGIGLDEVGPLSLRGEAPELVSGICAVLAETDVINMVSRGITTANILKGIHISMASRFVKLLRRVGAEYPLAITGGLARDEGFVKAIGEGLAAEGEPAAIITHAHSIHAGAYGAALWGAYRHEKLLAQRMAPSAG